The following proteins come from a genomic window of Paenibacillus swuensis:
- a CDS encoding C40 family peptidase — MNADEHEMRQMTVAVSVATVWTTPESPRALDAPALARPAGIREWLSAMTIADRLDLCASNRVQTQALYGVTVRIAEEREQWVKVLLPQQSTRQHEAGYPGWVPRAQLAAAMVAPPGAAWAEVVAGTAWLYGAAEAVGGGGLPAEAQPQPRLELSYLTKLPVLEAAGDWVKVQTTEGTGFFKADDVRILTGSAEPVPGSSPNFHTGRTSPFSMEDMSGNSKPNATAGQTIVEQARRFLGLHYLWGGMSAFGYDCSGFAYNMHHSFGINIPRDASDQARHGLLVEKADLEAGDLLFFAHEEGKGRVHHVGIYAGDGRMIHAPESTSSIELVDLKGFRLEKEHCISRRYWS; from the coding sequence ATGAACGCTGACGAACATGAAATGCGGCAAATGACGGTAGCGGTGTCCGTAGCCACGGTGTGGACGACACCGGAGTCCCCGCGGGCGCTGGATGCTCCGGCCCTGGCGCGGCCGGCCGGCATCCGGGAGTGGCTGTCCGCGATGACGATAGCGGACAGACTGGATCTGTGCGCGTCGAACCGGGTGCAGACGCAGGCGCTTTATGGGGTGACCGTACGCATTGCGGAGGAACGCGAGCAATGGGTTAAGGTGCTCTTGCCGCAGCAAAGCACGCGACAGCACGAAGCCGGGTACCCCGGCTGGGTGCCGCGCGCGCAGCTGGCTGCGGCGATGGTTGCTCCGCCGGGCGCAGCCTGGGCGGAGGTGGTCGCCGGCACGGCGTGGCTTTACGGTGCCGCGGAGGCGGTCGGTGGCGGGGGTTTGCCCGCGGAGGCGCAGCCGCAGCCGCGGCTGGAGCTGAGCTACCTGACGAAGCTCCCGGTGCTTGAAGCCGCAGGCGACTGGGTGAAGGTGCAGACAACGGAAGGAACCGGCTTCTTTAAGGCGGACGATGTTCGGATCCTTACGGGTTCGGCGGAGCCGGTGCCTGGGTCATCACCGAATTTCCACACTGGCAGAACATCTCCATTTTCAATGGAGGACATGTCGGGTAATTCCAAGCCGAACGCCACTGCCGGTCAGACCATTGTTGAGCAAGCCCGCCGCTTTCTCGGGCTCCATTACCTCTGGGGCGGCATGTCCGCGTTCGGGTACGACTGCTCCGGATTTGCGTATAACATGCATCATTCTTTCGGCATTAACATCCCGCGGGACGCATCCGATCAAGCCAGACATGGTTTACTGGTGGAGAAGGCGGATTTGGAAGCGGGGGATTTGCTCTTTTTTGCTCATGAAGAGGGGAAGGGCAGGGTGCATCACGTAGGCATTTATGCAGGTGACGGGCGGATGATTCATGCGCCGGAATCCACTTCCAGTATCGAGCTGGTGGACCTGAAGGGCTTCAGGCTGGAAAAGGAGCATTGCATCTCGCGGCGGTATTGGTCTTAG
- a CDS encoding S66 peptidase family protein, translated as MSVHRIKPRALVPGNTVGITAPASPGDWEQMKSAAAYLEQLGLRVQVGNTVLKQHGYLSGTDAERAEELNAMFADPGIHAILCARGGYGTPRIADRLDYEMIRANPKVFWGYSDITFLHAAIGKLSGLVTFHGPMMIDLCKMDVNPLTVQNLQLLVQPGVLCYTEEIAPLDVLVEGVASGPLIGGNLSLIVSTLGTPYEIDTTGALLFIEDIDEEPYRIDRMLNQLRLAGKFADAAGMVIGDFNNCAPRKRKVSLSLDEVIQDHIVAAGKPVMAGFRIGHCSPNIALPLGIEATMNTYEKRLECHEPGTYA; from the coding sequence ATGAGCGTACATCGGATCAAACCGCGGGCATTAGTCCCGGGAAATACCGTGGGAATCACAGCGCCTGCAAGTCCCGGGGACTGGGAGCAGATGAAGTCGGCTGCGGCTTATTTGGAACAGCTGGGATTACGGGTGCAAGTAGGAAATACGGTGTTGAAGCAGCACGGGTACTTGTCGGGAACGGACGCGGAGCGGGCGGAGGAGTTGAACGCGATGTTCGCTGATCCGGGGATTCATGCGATCTTGTGCGCGCGGGGCGGGTATGGTACGCCCCGAATCGCCGATCGACTCGATTATGAGATGATACGGGCGAATCCGAAAGTGTTCTGGGGATATAGCGATATTACGTTCCTGCATGCGGCGATTGGCAAATTGTCGGGTTTAGTGACGTTTCATGGACCGATGATGATTGATTTGTGCAAAATGGATGTGAATCCACTCACCGTTCAGAATTTGCAACTCCTGGTTCAGCCGGGGGTATTGTGTTATACGGAAGAAATCGCGCCTTTGGATGTACTGGTGGAAGGTGTCGCTTCGGGCCCGTTGATTGGCGGGAATTTATCGTTAATCGTGAGCACGCTGGGCACGCCATATGAAATCGACACCACCGGAGCGTTGCTGTTCATAGAAGATATTGATGAGGAACCGTATCGGATCGACCGGATGCTGAACCAATTGCGGTTAGCCGGGAAGTTTGCGGACGCGGCCGGGATGGTGATCGGCGATTTCAACAACTGTGCGCCGAGGAAGCGGAAAGTGTCATTATCACTGGATGAGGTCATACAGGATCACATCGTTGCTGCAGGCAAGCCGGTCATGGCGGGATTCCGCATCGGACACTGTTCACCGAATATCGCGTTACCGCTCGGCATCGAAGCAACCATGAACACGTACGAGAAGCGGCTGGAATGTCATGAGCCCGGGACTTACGCCTAA
- a CDS encoding glycosyltransferase family protein: MKTEITIIYPPAIDYQFMHQRPHQMMKAFAQAGANVVFINPADLFPQHEPVIQPYPELPDFRVIHRSVDYKPYIRGKVVFWCAVNQGWFIDSNDHDLAVFDSCDLAADEFSAWHQLVPVMERKTAITFASAQAIYNEHASRGIRTVLLPNAADYEHFKSAAQRLSRPSDLPQTKDEPLIGYYGAVTSWMDLEMVYAVAERYPVVLIGANRLYDLEVKHPRVTKLEMKSYEELPGYLSWFDAALIPFRLTPMIEGCDPVKFYEYSSAGKPVIASDMPELRKFGNLAYITNVTNAPDTVARALADNHEVKVRQRQRMAFRNSWINRARYALFVMINQLSVNQLARKGGVRNENVEVKEGHTR; this comes from the coding sequence ATGAAGACGGAGATCACCATCATCTACCCGCCAGCCATTGACTATCAGTTTATGCATCAAAGGCCGCATCAGATGATGAAAGCTTTTGCCCAAGCCGGTGCCAACGTCGTGTTCATTAATCCGGCGGATCTGTTTCCCCAGCATGAACCGGTCATCCAGCCTTATCCGGAGCTTCCTGACTTCAGGGTCATTCATCGCAGTGTAGACTATAAACCTTACATTCGAGGTAAGGTGGTGTTCTGGTGCGCGGTAAATCAAGGGTGGTTTATCGACTCCAATGATCATGATCTGGCGGTGTTTGATTCTTGTGATCTGGCGGCGGATGAATTTTCGGCTTGGCATCAACTCGTACCCGTTATGGAACGGAAAACGGCGATTACCTTTGCCTCGGCGCAGGCAATCTATAACGAGCATGCTTCCCGCGGAATTCGAACGGTGTTGTTACCGAATGCGGCTGATTATGAGCATTTCAAAAGCGCGGCCCAGCGACTGTCACGACCTTCTGACTTACCTCAAACCAAGGATGAGCCTTTAATCGGATATTACGGAGCGGTGACCAGCTGGATGGATCTGGAGATGGTTTACGCCGTAGCGGAACGTTATCCTGTTGTGTTAATCGGAGCGAACCGGCTCTATGACCTGGAAGTGAAGCACCCTCGGGTGACCAAACTGGAGATGAAATCATACGAGGAGTTACCCGGCTACTTAAGCTGGTTCGATGCCGCCTTGATTCCTTTTCGTTTGACTCCGATGATCGAAGGCTGTGATCCGGTGAAGTTTTATGAGTATAGTTCCGCTGGAAAGCCCGTGATCGCCTCGGATATGCCGGAGCTGCGGAAGTTTGGAAATTTAGCCTATATTACGAATGTAACCAACGCGCCGGACACGGTGGCCAGAGCATTAGCGGATAATCATGAAGTTAAGGTGCGTCAAAGGCAAAGGATGGCGTTCCGAAATTCTTGGATTAACCGGGCCCGATACGCATTGTTCGTCATGATTAACCAACTATCAGTAAACCAACTAGCAAGAAAGGGTGGGGTGCGAAATGAGAACGTTGAAGTTAAAGAAGGGCACACGCGGTAA
- a CDS encoding class I SAM-dependent methyltransferase yields MGTEDSRFFKVSDPHSDEVLFRIPHYWWSRLYEYEWAKNFVRPGDVVLDAACGIDHPFKFYLTTVTDQVYACDIDPRIVMPEQVIESMRGSFFGAEAAEVVRNQYVDRVQFAHADLTRLPYADASFDRVFCISVLEEMPAQACLSALKEFRRVLRPDGLVVLTFDYPNIDLALLREQLEEADLAVAGPVDWELPEDALYTEMWGGLYCFRALLKRK; encoded by the coding sequence ATGGGAACTGAGGATAGCCGATTTTTTAAGGTTTCGGATCCGCATTCGGATGAAGTGCTGTTTCGGATTCCCCACTATTGGTGGAGCCGACTCTATGAATATGAATGGGCCAAAAACTTTGTCAGGCCTGGGGATGTCGTGCTGGATGCCGCTTGCGGGATCGATCATCCGTTTAAGTTTTACCTTACCACGGTCACGGATCAGGTGTATGCCTGTGATATCGATCCTCGGATTGTGATGCCGGAACAGGTTATTGAGAGCATGAGGGGGAGCTTCTTCGGGGCTGAAGCGGCGGAGGTTGTTCGGAATCAGTATGTGGATCGGGTACAATTCGCCCATGCGGATTTGACGCGGCTGCCGTATGCGGATGCTTCCTTTGACCGGGTTTTCTGTATCTCGGTGCTGGAAGAAATGCCTGCTCAAGCCTGCCTTTCCGCGCTTAAGGAATTTCGGAGAGTGCTGCGGCCGGACGGACTTGTCGTGCTGACATTCGATTACCCCAATATCGACCTGGCCTTGTTGCGCGAGCAGTTGGAGGAAGCCGATCTGGCTGTCGCCGGCCCGGTTGACTGGGAGCTGCCGGAGGATGCGCTGTACACCGAGATGTGGGGCGGGTTGTATTGCTTCCGTGCTTTGTTGAAACGAAAATAG
- a CDS encoding dipeptide epimerase, translated as MIIENIEIMRQSTPLIKPFKTALRTVYHAESIIVRLATEDGRAGWGEAPSTIVITGDSLEGIHAAIENTFKPLLIGQDVRGYERILQAVHQSMIGSSSAKAAVDMAVYDLIAQCCGLPLYQFLGGYKDELETNFTVSVNSPKEMGEDAVRYVQDGFNVLKIKVGKDSMAEDIARMEEIRRCVGPAVKIRVDANQGWQVKDAVRAIRRMEDLGLDIELVEQPVKAHDIEGLKAVTDAVETPIMADESVFSPGQAFEVLKRRAADLINIKLMKSGGIYKAQMINHLAEECGVECMVGSMIESRVAVTAAAHLAASKKNITRFDFDAPLMLMNDIVVGGVQYDGRRMTFPQEAGLGIRDVLRHSSVGAGM; from the coding sequence ATGATTATTGAAAATATAGAAATCATGAGGCAATCCACGCCGCTAATCAAGCCGTTCAAAACCGCGCTTCGCACGGTATATCATGCCGAATCGATCATCGTCAGGCTGGCAACCGAGGATGGACGCGCGGGATGGGGCGAGGCTCCTTCCACGATTGTGATTACGGGCGATAGTCTGGAAGGGATCCATGCGGCAATTGAGAATACGTTCAAACCGCTATTGATCGGGCAGGATGTACGCGGCTATGAGCGGATTCTGCAAGCGGTACACCAATCCATGATCGGCAGTTCAAGCGCCAAAGCCGCCGTGGACATGGCGGTGTACGATCTGATTGCGCAGTGCTGCGGATTGCCGCTCTATCAGTTTTTGGGCGGATACAAGGATGAGCTTGAAACAAATTTCACGGTCAGCGTGAACTCGCCGAAGGAAATGGGTGAGGATGCGGTCAGGTATGTGCAGGACGGCTTTAATGTGTTGAAGATCAAGGTGGGCAAGGACAGTATGGCCGAGGACATTGCTCGGATGGAGGAAATTCGCCGGTGCGTAGGGCCCGCTGTGAAGATCCGCGTGGATGCGAATCAAGGCTGGCAGGTGAAGGACGCGGTGCGCGCCATACGCCGGATGGAGGATCTGGGTCTGGACATTGAGCTGGTGGAGCAACCGGTAAAGGCGCATGATATCGAGGGTTTGAAGGCGGTCACGGATGCGGTGGAAACGCCGATTATGGCGGATGAGAGCGTGTTTTCGCCGGGGCAGGCGTTTGAAGTGCTGAAGCGTCGGGCCGCGGATCTGATCAACATTAAGCTGATGAAGTCGGGCGGGATCTATAAGGCGCAGATGATTAACCATCTCGCGGAGGAATGCGGCGTGGAATGTATGGTGGGGAGCATGATTGAGTCAAGGGTGGCGGTCACGGCGGCAGCCCACTTGGCGGCAAGCAAAAAAAACATCACCCGTTTCGACTTCGACGCGCCGCTGATGTTGATGAACGACATTGTGGTCGGCGGCGTGCAGTATGACGGCCGGCGGATGACGTTTCCGCAGGAAGCGGGGCTGGGCATTCGGGATGTGCTCCGGCATTCTTCGGTCGGGGCGGGGATGTAG
- a CDS encoding ABC transporter permease — MAQYILRRFISMIVTLWLIITVTFFLMHTVPGSPFEKDGRNSNPTAVQNMMEFYNLDKPVSVQYVLYLKSLLQLDLGPSIGHFPNTVNSMIERGFPVSFKLGMVSIGFAVVSGVLLGTLAALRRNGIIDYMAMIFAVIGITVPNFVVATLLIKYVAVEWKLLPVAMWGSWKHVILPALALSTGPLAIIARLTRANMLEVLTEDYIETARAKGLSPFSIIVKHALRNAILPVVTLLGALVANVLTGSFVIEKIFAIPGMGKYFVDGINNRDYSLIMGTTVFYSALLVFMMFLVDVAYGFIDPRIKLHRREA, encoded by the coding sequence ATGGCACAATACATACTTCGCAGATTTATCTCCATGATTGTCACCTTATGGCTGATCATTACCGTAACGTTCTTTCTGATGCATACGGTACCCGGGTCTCCGTTTGAGAAAGACGGGCGGAATTCGAATCCGACCGCGGTGCAGAACATGATGGAATTTTACAATTTGGACAAACCGGTTTCGGTACAATATGTGTTATATCTGAAGTCCTTGCTGCAGTTGGATTTGGGTCCGTCCATCGGCCATTTCCCCAATACGGTGAATTCCATGATTGAACGGGGTTTTCCGGTATCGTTCAAGCTGGGGATGGTGTCCATCGGATTCGCCGTCGTTTCCGGCGTGCTGCTGGGAACCCTGGCGGCGTTACGCCGCAACGGCATCATCGATTACATGGCGATGATCTTTGCCGTGATCGGCATCACGGTGCCTAACTTTGTTGTAGCGACGCTCCTCATCAAGTACGTCGCGGTGGAATGGAAGCTGTTGCCGGTCGCGATGTGGGGGAGCTGGAAGCATGTCATTCTTCCGGCCTTAGCGCTCTCGACCGGTCCGCTTGCCATCATCGCGCGCTTGACCCGCGCGAACATGCTGGAAGTGCTGACGGAAGATTACATTGAAACGGCGCGGGCCAAAGGGCTGTCGCCGTTCAGCATTATCGTCAAGCATGCGTTGCGTAACGCGATTTTGCCCGTGGTCACATTGCTTGGGGCTTTGGTGGCTAACGTGTTGACCGGGAGTTTCGTGATTGAGAAGATTTTTGCGATTCCGGGGATGGGCAAGTATTTCGTGGACGGTATCAACAACCGTGATTATTCATTAATTATGGGCACAACGGTGTTCTATAGCGCGCTGTTGGTGTTCATGATGTTTCTGGTGGATGTCGCCTACGGATTCATTGATCCCCGCATTAAGCTTCACCGAAGGGAGGCCTGA
- a CDS encoding ABC transporter ATP-binding protein codes for MENLNDITNPKDLKDLKDLKDPKKSRGLENLNDIKGTTASDLLLEVENLHVSFTTHGGRVQAVRGVSFTLRKGETFAIVGESGCGKSVTARSVMRLLPPHSSSIDQGSIRYKGRELTQLSEKQMRELRGSEISMIFQDAMTALNPTLSIGEQIMEGIIRHQKLSRSAARKQAIEMLGLVGISNPEMRLKQYLHEFSGGMRQRMMIAIASVCNPSILIADEPTTALDVTIQAQIIDLFKFLQKKTGVAILIITHDLGVVANIADRVNVMYAGKVVESGTVHELFYNPQHPYTQGLLDSIPRLDMDRSQPLKPIGGTPPDLFAPPQGCAFAARCSHAMEVCGVYQPDNTGLSGHHTVACWLQDPRAKRISQPPAKKAYVAAVR; via the coding sequence ATGGAAAACTTGAACGACATAACGAATCCGAAGGACCTGAAGGACCTGAAGGACCTGAAGGACCCGAAGAAATCGAGGGGTTTGGAAAACTTGAACGACATCAAGGGAACAACAGCATCCGACCTGCTGCTTGAAGTCGAGAACCTGCACGTCTCCTTCACCACGCACGGCGGCCGCGTGCAAGCGGTTCGCGGTGTCAGCTTCACTTTGCGCAAGGGCGAAACCTTCGCCATCGTAGGCGAATCCGGCTGCGGCAAGAGCGTCACCGCGCGCAGCGTGATGCGCCTTCTGCCGCCGCACAGCTCCAGCATCGACCAGGGCAGCATTCGCTACAAAGGCCGGGAGCTGACCCAGCTGAGCGAGAAGCAGATGAGGGAGCTTCGCGGCTCCGAAATCTCCATGATCTTTCAAGACGCGATGACGGCGCTCAACCCCACCCTATCCATCGGGGAACAGATAATGGAAGGCATCATCCGCCATCAGAAGCTTTCCCGTTCGGCCGCGCGCAAACAGGCGATCGAGATGTTGGGTCTTGTGGGCATCTCCAACCCGGAGATGCGCCTCAAGCAATACCTGCACGAGTTCAGCGGCGGGATGAGGCAACGCATGATGATCGCGATCGCCTCGGTATGCAACCCGTCCATTCTCATCGCCGATGAGCCGACTACGGCGCTGGATGTAACGATTCAGGCGCAGATTATTGATTTGTTCAAGTTCCTGCAGAAGAAAACAGGCGTAGCCATCCTCATTATCACGCATGACCTCGGCGTTGTAGCCAACATCGCGGATCGCGTGAATGTGATGTACGCCGGCAAAGTTGTCGAGAGCGGCACGGTGCACGAGCTGTTCTACAACCCGCAGCATCCGTACACCCAAGGCCTGCTGGATTCCATTCCGCGGCTGGATATGGATCGGTCCCAACCGCTCAAGCCGATCGGCGGCACCCCGCCGGACTTGTTCGCTCCGCCGCAAGGCTGCGCTTTCGCCGCGCGATGCAGTCATGCCATGGAAGTTTGCGGCGTATACCAACCCGATAACACCGGATTGAGCGGGCATCACACGGTTGCCTGTTGGTTGCAAGATCCGAGAGCCAAGCGAATATCCCAGCCACCCGCGAAGAAGGCTTATGTTGCGGCTGTGCGATAG
- a CDS encoding CgeB family protein, with product MRILFLNWAPIITFGLAAGFQQLGHEVEILRPEEDSTEGMLHRIAACKPDVLLTEGGVGREDVIFPVLEQSGISHVYWGIEDPVAYNLSLAYGKRSVLTLTTHREWLQEIYEPAGVEAICIPFACNPAFHRKGLLRPEFHHELVFVGNNYENHPHRIEGHRILFDACLQADLPLVFYGDDNWVNGKLGYQVPPNAYKGYFGYLDWPDLCASSAFILGVHSIGNSSTMQSMRTFEVLGCGGFFLTQHTPAIEHMFENHKHLVWTQSPEETVELVRYYQARPDAMKRIRTEGQNHAYANHTYRHRAEDIVARLGALTGLR from the coding sequence TTGAGGATTCTCTTTCTGAATTGGGCTCCCATCATCACATTCGGGCTTGCTGCAGGGTTTCAACAACTCGGACACGAGGTTGAGATTCTACGCCCGGAAGAAGATTCCACGGAAGGTATGCTGCATCGTATTGCGGCGTGCAAGCCTGATGTGCTCCTGACTGAAGGCGGCGTGGGCCGGGAAGATGTCATCTTTCCCGTTCTGGAACAGAGCGGCATTTCCCACGTGTACTGGGGCATCGAAGACCCTGTCGCCTATAATCTGTCATTGGCGTACGGGAAGCGGTCTGTGTTAACCTTGACGACCCATCGCGAGTGGCTGCAGGAGATTTATGAGCCTGCCGGTGTGGAGGCGATTTGTATCCCTTTTGCCTGTAATCCGGCGTTTCATAGAAAGGGTTTGTTGCGCCCTGAATTTCACCATGAGCTTGTGTTCGTAGGCAATAATTACGAGAATCATCCCCATCGGATTGAAGGTCATCGAATCTTGTTTGATGCTTGTCTACAGGCTGATTTACCGCTCGTGTTCTACGGCGATGACAACTGGGTGAACGGAAAACTGGGGTACCAGGTGCCGCCGAACGCTTACAAAGGATATTTCGGTTATCTGGATTGGCCCGATTTATGCGCTTCATCCGCTTTCATTCTGGGCGTGCACAGCATTGGCAACTCGTCTACGATGCAGTCGATGCGTACGTTCGAAGTGTTGGGCTGCGGCGGATTTTTCCTTACACAACATACCCCTGCTATTGAGCACATGTTCGAGAATCATAAACATCTGGTGTGGACTCAGAGTCCCGAGGAAACGGTCGAGTTGGTTCGCTATTACCAGGCCAGACCAGACGCCATGAAACGGATTCGTACGGAGGGGCAAAATCACGCTTATGCCAACCATACGTACAGGCATCGGGCGGAGGATATTGTGGCGCGGTTGGGAGCATTAACGGGGTTGAGGTAA
- a CDS encoding peptide ABC transporter substrate-binding protein has translation MKKLSVWVIVLTFVLGAVLAGCNSNNNTTDNGNTPAGNNKEQAKEEKTAEAEAKIVMYNNTREPTSLDPPIGFDQVSYDVVNNAFEGLTRLGKDQKPEAAMAKDWTIAADGLKYTFNLRDGIKWSNGDPVTAADFEFAWKRLLDPATASDAAFLAYPIQGAEAFNSGKGAADGVMIKAVNEKTLEVTLAQPASWLINMVASPAFFPVHKATVEGNAAWAGEAATIVSNGPFTIKEWAHDSELKMVKNDQYWDAANVKLDGLTFKMVNDANTAYQLYSTGELHTTGSIPADLSDQLFAEKKVTVEESAGVAFYRFNVTKEPFKNANIRKAFVAAVDRQQLVDLVLKQKQKPAVAFVSPGLIEPSGKDFREVGGDLIKFDAAEAKTLLDKGMKEAGYTTLPEVTLTYNTNDVSQRVAQALQAMFKDNLGVDVKLANKESKVLSDEQKKLQLQLSRSSFLPDFADPINFLDGFQSTNPFSRTGWVNAAYDKLIKDAYNEPDEPKRFQMLHDAEKILMDEAPVLPLYFYNTVYMQTEKLEGVVRHPFGFIDFKWTDLKS, from the coding sequence ATGAAAAAACTATCGGTATGGGTGATCGTCTTAACGTTCGTACTCGGAGCTGTGTTGGCAGGCTGCAACAGCAATAACAACACAACCGACAACGGCAACACGCCGGCGGGAAATAACAAAGAGCAGGCGAAAGAAGAGAAAACAGCGGAGGCGGAAGCCAAAATTGTCATGTATAACAACACGCGCGAACCGACTTCCCTGGATCCTCCGATCGGTTTCGATCAAGTATCCTACGACGTCGTGAACAATGCCTTTGAAGGCCTGACCCGCCTGGGCAAAGACCAGAAGCCGGAAGCCGCGATGGCGAAGGACTGGACGATTGCGGCGGATGGCCTGAAATACACATTTAACCTGCGCGACGGTATCAAATGGAGCAACGGCGACCCTGTGACCGCGGCGGATTTCGAATTCGCATGGAAGCGGCTGTTGGATCCGGCAACGGCTTCGGATGCGGCTTTCCTGGCATATCCGATTCAAGGCGCTGAAGCGTTCAATTCCGGTAAGGGCGCAGCGGACGGCGTCATGATTAAAGCGGTCAACGAGAAAACCCTTGAAGTTACCCTGGCTCAGCCTGCTTCCTGGTTGATTAACATGGTAGCCAGCCCGGCGTTCTTCCCGGTGCACAAAGCAACAGTGGAAGGCAATGCCGCTTGGGCCGGTGAAGCCGCAACGATCGTGAGCAACGGACCGTTCACCATCAAGGAATGGGCCCACGACAGCGAACTGAAGATGGTAAAGAACGACCAATACTGGGATGCAGCGAATGTGAAGCTGGACGGACTTACGTTCAAAATGGTCAATGACGCCAACACTGCCTACCAACTGTACTCAACGGGCGAGCTGCATACGACAGGCTCCATTCCGGCCGACCTCAGCGACCAATTGTTCGCAGAGAAGAAGGTGACCGTGGAAGAAAGCGCGGGCGTCGCCTTCTACCGTTTCAACGTAACGAAAGAGCCGTTCAAAAATGCGAACATCCGTAAAGCGTTTGTGGCCGCGGTGGACAGGCAGCAGCTGGTGGATCTGGTACTGAAGCAGAAGCAGAAGCCAGCGGTGGCCTTCGTTTCCCCGGGGCTGATCGAGCCGTCCGGCAAGGATTTCCGCGAAGTCGGCGGGGATTTGATCAAGTTTGACGCGGCGGAAGCGAAGACTCTTTTGGACAAAGGTATGAAAGAAGCGGGTTACACGACACTGCCGGAAGTGACCCTGACTTACAACACGAACGACGTTTCCCAACGGGTGGCTCAGGCGCTGCAAGCGATGTTCAAAGACAATCTGGGCGTCGATGTGAAGCTGGCGAACAAGGAAAGCAAGGTATTATCCGATGAGCAAAAGAAACTGCAGCTGCAACTCTCCCGCTCTTCGTTCCTGCCGGACTTTGCCGATCCGATCAACTTCCTGGACGGTTTCCAGTCCACCAACCCGTTCAGCCGGACAGGCTGGGTCAACGCGGCGTATGATAAATTGATTAAAGACGCATATAATGAACCAGATGAACCGAAACGGTTCCAGATGCTGCATGATGCGGAGAAGATTTTGATGGATGAGGCCCCTGTGCTCCCGTTATATTTCTACAACACCGTGTACATGCAAACGGAGAAACTTGAAGGTGTGGTCCGTCATCCGTTCGGATTTATCGACTTTAAGTGGACCGATTTGAAATCATAA
- a CDS encoding ABC transporter permease: protein MNVPDSLFVPMQPRAGMGEAIVRPRMTFWQEAWTRLLKNKLAMLGLILIVLIAVLAVAGPYLTDQSYSKQVLLEGNQKPSAAHWFGTDELGRDVYARILYGARISLFIGLMAALIDFLIGIVYGGISGYAGGRIDNIMMRFVDLLYGIPYLLIVILLMVIMGPGLLTIIIALSATGWIGMARIVRGQVLSLKSSEYVLAARALGSSPSQIIRKHLLPNAMGVIIVQVTFSVPSAIFAEAFLSFLGLGIQPPMASWGVMANDGLTTILSGQWWRLFFPAFFISITMLAFNLLGDGLQDAFNPKLRR from the coding sequence ATGAACGTTCCGGATTCATTATTCGTACCGATGCAACCGCGAGCCGGGATGGGGGAAGCCATCGTTCGTCCGCGAATGACCTTCTGGCAGGAAGCCTGGACACGGCTGCTCAAGAACAAGCTGGCGATGCTCGGATTGATTTTGATTGTGCTGATTGCGGTGCTTGCTGTGGCGGGACCGTATCTGACGGACCAAAGCTATTCCAAACAGGTGCTGCTGGAAGGAAATCAGAAGCCATCCGCCGCGCATTGGTTCGGCACGGATGAGTTAGGGCGCGATGTGTATGCCCGGATTCTCTACGGCGCGCGAATTTCGCTGTTCATCGGCTTGATGGCGGCGCTGATCGACTTCCTGATCGGCATTGTGTACGGAGGCATTTCCGGTTATGCCGGAGGTCGTATTGATAACATCATGATGCGGTTCGTGGATCTGCTGTACGGCATTCCCTACCTGCTGATTGTTATTCTGCTGATGGTCATTATGGGCCCGGGGCTGCTCACCATTATTATCGCGCTAAGCGCTACGGGCTGGATTGGAATGGCCCGGATCGTGCGGGGCCAGGTGCTAAGCCTGAAGAGCTCGGAATACGTGCTCGCGGCCAGAGCGCTCGGATCTTCCCCGAGCCAGATTATCCGCAAGCATCTGCTGCCTAACGCCATGGGCGTCATCATCGTCCAGGTCACGTTCTCCGTGCCGTCGGCGATCTTCGCGGAAGCGTTCCTGAGCTTCCTCGGTCTCGGCATCCAACCGCCGATGGCGAGCTGGGGCGTGATGGCGAACGACGGGTTGACAACGATCCTGTCCGGACAATGGTGGCGGCTGTTCTTCCCGGCGTTCTTCATCTCCATCACGATGCTGGCGTTCAATCTGCTGGGTGACGGCTTGCAAGACGCCTTCAATCCGAAGCTGAGGAGGTAA